In a single window of the Gossypium hirsutum isolate 1008001.06 chromosome D02, Gossypium_hirsutum_v2.1, whole genome shotgun sequence genome:
- the LOC107910707 gene encoding synaptotagmin-2: MGVLSSVMGVFGFGIGTSVGIVIGYYMFIYFLPTDVKDPKIRPLVEEDSKTLQQLLPEIPLWVKNPDFDRVDWLNKFIETMWPYLDTAICTTAKNIAKPIIDEQIPKYKIQSVEFETLTLGTLPPTFQGMKVYVTDEKEIIMEPSLKWAGNPNIIIAVKAFGLKATVQVVDLQVFAVPRITLKPLLSVFPCFANIYVSLMDKPHVDFGLKLLGADVMAIPGLYRFVQELIKDQVANMYLWPKALQVPIMDPTQAMKKPVGMLDVKVVKAMKLRKKDFLGKSDPYVKLKLTEEKLSAKKTTVKQSNLNPEWNEEFSFVVKDPNTQALEIILYDWEQVGKHDKMGMNVVPLKDLTPEEPKVFTLDLLKNMDPNDQQNEKSRGQLVLEAFYKPFKEDEMPKDVDDSTMVQKAPEGTPAGGGLLVVIVHEAEDIEGKYHTNPHVRLSFRGEERKTKRVKKSRDPRWEEEFQFMVDEPPTNDKIHIEAFSTSSRIGLLHPKESLGYVTISLADVVNNRRINERYHLIDSKNGRIQIEMQWRTS; this comes from the exons ATGGGTGTTTTGAGCTCTGTAATGGGTGTTTTTGGATTCGGAATTGGAACTTCGGTTGGGATCGTCATTGGGTATTACATGTTCATCTACTTCCTTCCCACTGATGTTAAG GATCCTAAAATCCGTCCTTTGGTTGAGGAAGACTCTAAAACTTTGCAGCAGTTGCTTCCAGAGATCCCTTTGTGGGTCAAAAATCCAGATTTCGACCGT GTTGACTGGCTTAACAAATTTATCGAGACCATGTGGCCTTATCTAGATACG GCGATTTGCACAACTGCTAAGAATATAGCAAAGCCCATTATTGATGAGCAAATTCCAAAATACAAAATTCAATCAGTTGAATTTGAAACACTTACTTTGGGTACCCTGCCACCAACTTTTCAAG GAATGAAAGTCTATGTCACTGATGAGAAGGAAATTATTATGGAACCATCACTTAAGTGGGCAGGGAATCCTAACATCATTATCGCAGTTAAAGCTTTTGGATTAAAAGCCACTGTTCAG GTTGTCGATTTGCAAGTTTTTGCTGTTCCTCGAATTACTCTGAAGCCTTTGCTCAGTGTCTTTCCTTGTTTTGCCAACATATATGTCTCCCTAATGGACAAG CCACATGTTGACTTTGGGCTTAAGTTACTCGGGGCAGATGTTATGGCCATTCCTGGATTATACAGGTTTGTCCAG GAGCTCATAAAAGATCAAGTTGCAAATATGTACCTATGGCCTAAAGCCTTACAAGTGCCAATAATGGATCCTACACA AGCAATGAAGAAACCTGTTGGAATGCTTGATGTGAAGGTTGTCAAGGCAATGAAGCTTAGAAAGAAAGATTTCCTAGGCAAATCCGATCCTTACGTAAAACTAAAGTTAACAGAGGAAAAACTCTCTGCCAAGAAGACTACTGTAAAACAAAGCAACTTGAACCCCGAATGGAATGAGGAATTTAGTTTTGTTGTTAAAGATCCAAACACTCAAGCGCTGGAGATAATTCTCTATGACTGGGAGCAG GTTGGCAAACATGACAAGATGGGCATGAATGTTGTTCCATTGAAAGATCTTACACCTGAAGAGCCAAAAGTTTTTACTCTTGATCTGCTGAAAAATATGGATCCAAATGATCAACAAAATGAGAAGTCACGAGGACAGCTTGTCTTGgaagccttttacaaacctttCAAGGAGGATGAGATGCCAAAAGACGTTGACGACTCAACTATGGTACAAAAGGCTCCAGAAGGAACACCTGCAGGTGGAGGTTTACTTGTAGTTATTGTGCATGAAGCTGAAGATATCGAAGGGAAGTACCACACAAACCCACACGTGCGACTGTCATTCAGAGGGGAGGAGAGAAAAACCAAG CGTGTAAAGAAAAGCAGAGATCCGAGATGGGAAGAAGAATTTCAGTTTATGGTGGATGAACCACCCACGAATGATAAAATTCACATCGAAGCGTTCAGTACATCCTCCAGGATAGGGCTACTGCATCCCAAG GAATCTTTGGGTTATGTTACTATAAGCCTAGCTGATGTTGTGAATAACAGAAGAATCAATGAAAGGTATCATCTGATCGACTCTAAGAACGGTCGGATTCAAATCGAGATGCAGTGGAGAACTTCTTAG